The following are encoded together in the Caretta caretta isolate rCarCar2 chromosome 17, rCarCar1.hap1, whole genome shotgun sequence genome:
- the UBE2G1 gene encoding ubiquitin-conjugating enzyme E2 G1, with translation MTELQSALLLRRQLAELNKNPVEGFSAGLIDDNDLYRWEVLIIGPPDTLYEGGVFKAHLTFPKDYPLRPPKMKFITEIWHPNVDKNGDVCISILHEPGEDKYGYEKPEERWLPIHTVETIMISVISMLADPNGDSPANVDAAKEWREDRNGEFKRKVARCVRKSQETAFE, from the exons agctcAACAAAAATCCAGTGGAAGGTTTTTCAGCAGGTTTAATAGACGACAATGATCTTTACCGATGGGAAGTCCTCATTATTGGTCCTCCAGATACATTGTA TGAAGGTGGCGTCTTCAAGGCTCATCTCACTTTTCCAAAAGACTATCCTCTCAGGCCGCCGAAAATGAAGTTCATCACAGAAATCTGGCATCCAAATG TTGACAAGAACGGTGATGTCTGCATTTCCATTCTTCATGAGCCTGGAGAAGACAAATATGGCTATGAAAAACCTGAGGAACGCTGGCTTCCCATCCACACAGTGGAAACTATAATGATTAGTGTCATTTCTATGCTGGCAGATCCCAATGGTGACTCTCCTGCTAATGTTGATGCAGCG AAAGAATGGAGAGAAGACAGAAACGGAGAATTCAAAAGGAAAGTTGCCCGCTGTGTAAGAAAAAGCCAAGAGACTGCTTTTGAGTGA